In one window of Episyrphus balteatus chromosome 3, idEpiBalt1.1, whole genome shotgun sequence DNA:
- the LOC129914760 gene encoding centrosomal protein of 120 kDa isoform X1 yields the protein MDNNTEYCIVLHIIEGIRLNINNNDLTLNANLNGVKFEVIGHNTEGATIFHSNCIWECKYDDLKRMKTDNRPIKIECFHKTTKNDSEVLKTIGFILLPIRSLQVVKTPKNLQIKLHWHKLCGLAREWRQAKPELYLSAIITTKELIDAEKLEDFMDPKPIESSDSIYIKPTETSLMLKSQSGIYVNLLEDECRLQIGNNPNDIDTFFLTLTFKNAKNLEELVGGNVNPVFRFHYDIMGSPSDLILVPNTDRVYNINEKITVNFKSSLESLKEYLRRIFYIPVDLYYNENIIGNYTLKLIDLMPSSLELLKGSNVWEVKESFSFATLFDILESPARPVVEYVFCLTYVPAEVQSNRWIPEIIDKKARGDMGDKDDCVELPPTITNVKNSRKVTQTRSISHRINREKEDNPKSSRSDTFINYKLKSQKTINDDVAYEMITELEDWKNKQMSEFLSELKQKEILHLNKLSIEWELQRKALAKSLTDKLDECNRMTESLEITHAQVRSMNLKHLDNERALEKNKYELDKKYTIKFMEIEEKARRIKDEMDYQKKLHDLEYKQLLNEKNMKDQECSKLNEKVKELEEEIKELRKNYVPKEQLVGLLHDLRQQSESFSEIEKSKNFYKHQWAKATREAHSLRLQSLKFQEEKLKQMGSFSIDNVMDLRKLIFEEQSELMADKSELRNIQDALTSDPEINDSNSNC from the exons ATGGACAATAATACCGAATATTGCATAGTTTTACACATCATTGAAg GAATTcgtttaaatattaataataatgatCTAACACTAAATGCAAATTTAAATGGTGTAAAATTCGAAGTAATTGGTCATAACACCGAAGGTGCAACAATTTTCCACAGTAATTGCATCTGGGAATGTAAATATGATGATTTGAAAAG AATGAAAACAGATAATCGGCCaattaaaattgaatgttttcatAAAACAACTAAAAACGACAGTGAAGTATTGAAGACTATTGGATTCATTCTACTTCCTATACGATCTTTGCAAGTCGTCAAGACACCCAAAAACCTCCAG atTAAGCTTCATTGGCATAAACTATGTGGTCTTGCACGTGAATGGCGTCAAGCTAAACCAGAACTATACTTGTCCGCCATAATAACTACAAAAGAACTCATAGATGCGGAAAAACTGGAAGACTTTATGGATCCG AAGCCCATCGAAAGTTCCGACTCAATTTACATCAAACCAACAGAAACATCGCTGATGTTAAAATCTCAATCAGGGATTTACGTTAATCTCTTGGAAGATGAATGCCGCCTACAAATTGGAAATAACCCCAACGATATTGACACCTTTTTTCTAACTCTGACTTttaaaaacgccaaaaatttgGAGGAATTGGTTGGAGGCAATGTAAATCCAGTATTTCGCTTTCACTACGACATTATGGGTAGTCCATCGGATTTGATTCTTGTTCCAAATACAGATAGAGTCTATAATATAAATGAAAAGATAAcagtaaattttaaatcatcatTAGAGAGTTTAAAAGAGTACTTGAGACGTATATTTTACATTCCAGTCGATTTGTACTACAACGAAAATATTATAG gaaaCTACACACTCAAATTAATTGATCTAATGCCCTCGTCTCTGGAATTACTGAAAGGAAGCAATGTATGGGAGGTTAAGGAATCTTTCTCTTTCGCAAcgctttttgatattttagagTCACCCGCTCGGCCTGTAGTtgaatatgttttttgtttgaccTACGTTCCAGCTGAAGTCCAATCAAATCGTTGGATACCAGAAATAATAGACAAAAAAGCCCGTGGAGATATGGGTGATAAGGACGACTGTGTTGAATTACCCCCCACAATAACGAATGTAAAAAATTCTCGAAAAGTGACTCAAACTCGCAGTATATCTCATCGAATCAATCGAGAAAAAGAAGATAACCCAAAGTCCTCCAGATCAGACACTTTTATTAACTACAaattaaaatcacaaaaaactaTAAATGATGATGTTGCTTATGAAATGATTACCGAATTAGAAGAttggaaaaataaacaaatgagtGAATTCTTGTccgaattaaaacaaaaagaaatcctacatttaaataaattatcaatCGAATGGGAACTACAAAGAAAAGCCTTGGCTAAAAGCCTAACAGATAAACTTGACGAGTGCAATCGTATGACAGAATCCCTAGAAATAACCCATGCTCAAGTTCGATCAATGAATTTAAAGCATTTAGATAATGAACgagctttagaaaaaaacaaatacgaattagataaaaaatacaccatcaAATTCATGGAAATTGAAGAAAAGGCGAGAAGAATTAAAGATGAAATGGATTATCAAAAAAAGTTGCATGACTTAGAGTATAAGCaattattaaatgaaaaaaatatgaaagaccAAGAGTGCTCTAAACTTAAcgaaaaagtcaaagaattagAAGAAGAAATTAAAGAATTAAGAAAGAATTACGTTCCAAAAGAACAGCTTGTTGGTTTATTGCATGATTTG aGACAACAATCAGAAAGTTTTTCTGAAATAGAGAAATCGAAGAACTTCTACAAACACCAGTGGGCTAAAGCTACTAGAGAAGCTCATAGTTTGAGGTTGCAATCGCTTAAGTTTCAGGAAGAGAAACTCAAACAGATGGGGAGTTTTAG CATCGACAATGTAATGGACTTAAGAAAACTTATATTTGAAGAACAATCGGAATTGATGGCTGATAAAAGTGAATTGAGAAATATCCAAGATGCCCTTACATCCGATCctgaaataaatgattcaaatagTAACTGCTAA
- the LOC129914760 gene encoding centrosomal protein of 120 kDa isoform X2 has protein sequence MDNNTEYCIVLHIIEGIRLNINNNDLTLNANLNGVKFEVIGHNTEGATIFHSNCIWECKYDDLKRMKTDNRPIKIECFHKTTKNDSEVLKTIGFILLPIRSLQVVKTPKNLQIKLHWHKLCGLAREWRQAKPELYLSAIITTKELIDAEKLEDFMDPKPIESSDSIYIKPTETSLMLKSQSGIYVNLLEDECRLQIGNNPNDIDTFFLTLTFKNAKNLEELVGGNVNPVFRFHYDIMGSPSDLILVPNTDRVYNINEKITVNFKSSLESLKEYLRRIFYIPVDLYYNENIIGNYTLKLIDLMPSSLELLKGSNVWEVKESFSFATLFDILESPARPVVEYVFCLTYVPAEVQSNRWIPEIIDKKARGDMGDKDDCVELPPTITNVKNSRKVTQTRSISHRINREKEDNPKSSRSDTFINYKLKSQKTINDDVAYEMITELEDWKNKQMSEFLSELKQKEILHLNKLSIEWELQRKALAKSLTDKLDECNRMTESLEITHAQVRSMNLKHLDNERALEKNKYELDKKYTIKFMEIEEKARRIKDEMDYQKKLHDLEYKQLLNEKNMKDQECSKLNEKVKELEEEIKELRKNYVPKEQLVGLLHDLRQQSESFSEIEKSKNFYKHQWAKATREAHSLRLQSLKFQEEKLKQMGSFSCTITRFFTNS, from the exons ATGGACAATAATACCGAATATTGCATAGTTTTACACATCATTGAAg GAATTcgtttaaatattaataataatgatCTAACACTAAATGCAAATTTAAATGGTGTAAAATTCGAAGTAATTGGTCATAACACCGAAGGTGCAACAATTTTCCACAGTAATTGCATCTGGGAATGTAAATATGATGATTTGAAAAG AATGAAAACAGATAATCGGCCaattaaaattgaatgttttcatAAAACAACTAAAAACGACAGTGAAGTATTGAAGACTATTGGATTCATTCTACTTCCTATACGATCTTTGCAAGTCGTCAAGACACCCAAAAACCTCCAG atTAAGCTTCATTGGCATAAACTATGTGGTCTTGCACGTGAATGGCGTCAAGCTAAACCAGAACTATACTTGTCCGCCATAATAACTACAAAAGAACTCATAGATGCGGAAAAACTGGAAGACTTTATGGATCCG AAGCCCATCGAAAGTTCCGACTCAATTTACATCAAACCAACAGAAACATCGCTGATGTTAAAATCTCAATCAGGGATTTACGTTAATCTCTTGGAAGATGAATGCCGCCTACAAATTGGAAATAACCCCAACGATATTGACACCTTTTTTCTAACTCTGACTTttaaaaacgccaaaaatttgGAGGAATTGGTTGGAGGCAATGTAAATCCAGTATTTCGCTTTCACTACGACATTATGGGTAGTCCATCGGATTTGATTCTTGTTCCAAATACAGATAGAGTCTATAATATAAATGAAAAGATAAcagtaaattttaaatcatcatTAGAGAGTTTAAAAGAGTACTTGAGACGTATATTTTACATTCCAGTCGATTTGTACTACAACGAAAATATTATAG gaaaCTACACACTCAAATTAATTGATCTAATGCCCTCGTCTCTGGAATTACTGAAAGGAAGCAATGTATGGGAGGTTAAGGAATCTTTCTCTTTCGCAAcgctttttgatattttagagTCACCCGCTCGGCCTGTAGTtgaatatgttttttgtttgaccTACGTTCCAGCTGAAGTCCAATCAAATCGTTGGATACCAGAAATAATAGACAAAAAAGCCCGTGGAGATATGGGTGATAAGGACGACTGTGTTGAATTACCCCCCACAATAACGAATGTAAAAAATTCTCGAAAAGTGACTCAAACTCGCAGTATATCTCATCGAATCAATCGAGAAAAAGAAGATAACCCAAAGTCCTCCAGATCAGACACTTTTATTAACTACAaattaaaatcacaaaaaactaTAAATGATGATGTTGCTTATGAAATGATTACCGAATTAGAAGAttggaaaaataaacaaatgagtGAATTCTTGTccgaattaaaacaaaaagaaatcctacatttaaataaattatcaatCGAATGGGAACTACAAAGAAAAGCCTTGGCTAAAAGCCTAACAGATAAACTTGACGAGTGCAATCGTATGACAGAATCCCTAGAAATAACCCATGCTCAAGTTCGATCAATGAATTTAAAGCATTTAGATAATGAACgagctttagaaaaaaacaaatacgaattagataaaaaatacaccatcaAATTCATGGAAATTGAAGAAAAGGCGAGAAGAATTAAAGATGAAATGGATTATCAAAAAAAGTTGCATGACTTAGAGTATAAGCaattattaaatgaaaaaaatatgaaagaccAAGAGTGCTCTAAACTTAAcgaaaaagtcaaagaattagAAGAAGAAATTAAAGAATTAAGAAAGAATTACGTTCCAAAAGAACAGCTTGTTGGTTTATTGCATGATTTG aGACAACAATCAGAAAGTTTTTCTGAAATAGAGAAATCGAAGAACTTCTACAAACACCAGTGGGCTAAAGCTACTAGAGAAGCTCATAGTTTGAGGTTGCAATCGCTTAAGTTTCAGGAAGAGAAACTCAAACAGATGGGGAGTTTTAG CTGCACTATTACCAGATTTTTCACCAATAGTTAA